A genomic region of Kribbella sp. NBC_00382 contains the following coding sequences:
- a CDS encoding esterase/lipase family protein: protein MSAEDIREALQGLKYGARSVLSPRVLQGAAVELGWITTHLAMYPLGLVGASGNRAERLTLSGLTPAQRSLLVGDVRAAGTPILLAHGIIDNHTVFALMRRQLLRRGFTRIQTFSYSPLTLDVRSTAERMGAEIERLCEESGSDQIHIVGHSLGGLIARYYVQRLGGSERVHTCVTLGTPHQGTFAARLFPWPLVKQLRPDSDLMAELAEPAPDCQTRFVAFYSDVDQLIVPQRRARIRHPDLIARNVRVDGVGHLSLPFHGDVVHQITGMLSHLDDEQHTVA, encoded by the coding sequence ATGAGCGCCGAGGACATCCGGGAAGCTCTCCAAGGACTCAAGTACGGCGCCCGCTCGGTGCTGTCGCCCCGCGTGCTGCAGGGTGCCGCCGTCGAGCTCGGCTGGATCACCACCCACCTCGCGATGTACCCGCTCGGCTTGGTCGGCGCCTCCGGCAACCGCGCCGAGCGACTCACCCTGAGCGGCCTGACGCCGGCCCAGCGCAGCCTCCTGGTCGGCGACGTCCGGGCGGCCGGTACGCCGATCCTGCTCGCTCACGGCATCATCGACAACCACACGGTGTTCGCCCTGATGCGCCGCCAGCTGCTCCGCCGCGGCTTCACCCGGATCCAGACCTTCTCGTACTCCCCATTGACGCTCGATGTCCGGAGTACCGCCGAGCGGATGGGCGCCGAGATCGAGCGGCTCTGCGAGGAATCCGGTTCGGACCAGATCCACATCGTCGGCCACAGCCTGGGCGGCCTGATCGCCCGGTACTACGTGCAGCGGCTAGGCGGCTCCGAACGCGTCCACACCTGCGTCACGCTCGGCACCCCGCACCAGGGCACGTTCGCCGCACGACTCTTTCCCTGGCCGCTGGTCAAGCAGCTCCGGCCGGACAGCGACCTGATGGCCGAGCTCGCCGAGCCGGCGCCGGACTGCCAGACCCGCTTCGTCGCGTTCTACAGCGACGTCGACCAGCTGATCGTGCCGCAGCGGCGGGCCCGGATCCGGCACCCCGACCTGATCGCCCGCAACGTCCGGGTCGACGGGGTCGGTCACCTGTCACTGCCGTTCCACGGCGATGTGGTCCATCAGATCACCGGAATGTTGTCGCATCTCGACGACGAACAGCACACAGTCGCGTGA
- a CDS encoding ABC transporter substrate-binding protein codes for MRFERSHTRKAVALAVAGSLALLASACGGDDGSKSDTGGAAAGALEGRGPITFATGKDTSGNLGAQVAAWNSQHPDQKVTVSELPESADAQRSQMIQNAQAKSDTFTVLNLDVVWTAEFAANRWITQLPEDKFPDLGKLLPSTVDTAKYRDKLYAVPVTSDGGLLYYRKDLLDKAGVKPPTTWAEMKAACDKVKALPEGKTISCYAGQFEKYEGLTVNFSEAVNGAGGVVVGDDGKPNVDTPEALAGLQFLVDGFKSGEIPKAAITYQEEPGRRAFQEGNLVFHRNWPYMYALANKTDGSSKVAGKFAVAPLPGKDGAGVSTLGGHNYGINEFAKNKATAVDFINFMASEERQRANIEKTSQAPTWASLYDDAALNKQFPYLAPLKASIGSAKSRPKVVKYGDVTTAIQEAAYGALTGTTPPKDALAGLQTKLSSLITP; via the coding sequence ATGAGGTTTGAACGATCACATACGCGCAAGGCGGTCGCTCTGGCCGTGGCCGGCAGCTTGGCGCTGCTCGCCTCCGCGTGTGGCGGTGACGACGGAAGCAAGAGCGACACGGGTGGCGCGGCGGCGGGGGCACTGGAAGGCCGCGGGCCGATTACGTTTGCCACCGGCAAGGACACCTCCGGCAACCTCGGGGCCCAGGTCGCGGCCTGGAACTCGCAGCACCCGGACCAGAAGGTGACCGTCTCGGAGCTACCCGAGTCGGCCGATGCCCAGCGCAGCCAGATGATCCAGAACGCGCAGGCGAAGTCGGACACCTTCACGGTGCTCAACCTCGATGTCGTCTGGACCGCCGAGTTCGCGGCCAACCGGTGGATCACCCAGCTGCCCGAGGACAAGTTCCCCGACCTCGGCAAGTTGCTGCCGTCAACGGTCGACACGGCGAAGTACCGGGACAAGCTGTACGCCGTACCGGTCACGTCCGATGGTGGATTGCTCTACTACCGCAAGGACCTGCTGGACAAGGCGGGTGTGAAGCCGCCGACCACGTGGGCCGAGATGAAGGCCGCCTGCGACAAGGTCAAGGCGCTGCCCGAGGGCAAGACGATCAGCTGCTACGCCGGTCAGTTCGAGAAGTACGAAGGCCTGACGGTGAACTTCTCCGAGGCTGTCAACGGTGCGGGCGGTGTGGTCGTCGGCGACGACGGCAAGCCGAACGTGGACACCCCGGAGGCGCTGGCCGGTCTGCAGTTCCTGGTCGACGGTTTCAAGTCGGGTGAGATCCCGAAGGCCGCCATCACGTACCAGGAGGAGCCGGGTCGCCGGGCCTTCCAGGAAGGCAACCTGGTCTTCCACCGCAACTGGCCGTACATGTACGCGCTGGCCAACAAGACCGACGGCTCGTCCAAGGTGGCCGGCAAGTTCGCGGTCGCGCCGCTGCCGGGCAAGGACGGCGCCGGGGTCTCGACCCTGGGCGGTCACAACTACGGCATCAACGAGTTCGCCAAGAACAAGGCGACCGCGGTCGACTTCATCAACTTCATGGCCAGCGAGGAACGCCAGCGGGCCAACATCGAGAAGACGTCGCAGGCGCCGACCTGGGCCTCGCTGTACGACGACGCCGCGCTGAACAAGCAGTTCCCGTACCTCGCACCGCTGAAGGCCTCGATCGGGTCCGCCAAGTCGCGGCCCAAGGTGGTCAAGTACGGCGATGTCACCACTGCCATCCAGGAAGCCGCGTACGGCGCCCTGACCGGCACGACACCACCCAAGGATGCGCTGGCCGGTCTGCAGACCAAGCTGAGCTCACTCATCACCCCATGA
- a CDS encoding cellulose binding domain-containing protein, translating to MLTPVLALLTLLAAFAVAAPATAAGSVTATYALTGEWSGNFQAAYTVTNGTASTISSWKVEFDLATGTNITSSWDSVITRTGNHIVAGNASWNAPLAAGQSATFGFIANGPARPTNCRVNGGLCEGGSGDTSAPTAPGNLRVTATSNSIVALAWNASTDNIGVTGYDVYSGSTPVISTDATTGTVGGLNPGTAYTFSVRAHDAAGNSSPASNTVTASTLPGPAGSLVPVAPYVDMGAWPTPSLTTMATAGNLRSFTLGFITGAGGCHASWFGAYDPRTGWGKDQIDAIRARGGDVKISLGGAAGSELAQVCPTPQATATEYQAVVDAYQLRYLDIDIEGGAVADPVSVARRSQALAILQANRPALKISLTLPVLPEGLDANGFATLKSARDNGVNVDVVNVMAMDYNRSSGNYGDFAVQAAQSTFGQIKSLWPALTDAQAWLKVGVTPMLGKNDDGGTFNQSHSTQLVNFARTKHLGMLAFWEMTRDRNACNGSLTNCTNVPQTPYEFSKIFAGYTG from the coding sequence ATGCTCACTCCTGTTCTCGCCCTCCTCACTCTGCTCGCCGCCTTCGCCGTCGCGGCTCCCGCGACGGCGGCCGGTTCGGTCACCGCGACGTACGCGCTGACCGGCGAGTGGAGCGGCAACTTCCAGGCCGCCTACACCGTCACCAACGGCACGGCTTCCACCATCAGCAGCTGGAAGGTCGAGTTCGACCTCGCCACCGGCACGAACATCACCAGCTCCTGGGATTCCGTCATCACCCGCACCGGCAATCACATCGTCGCCGGGAACGCGAGCTGGAACGCTCCGCTCGCGGCCGGCCAGTCGGCCACGTTCGGATTCATCGCGAACGGCCCGGCCCGCCCGACGAACTGCCGGGTCAACGGCGGCCTCTGCGAAGGCGGCTCGGGTGACACCAGTGCACCGACCGCACCCGGCAATCTCAGGGTCACGGCGACGAGCAACAGCATCGTGGCACTGGCCTGGAACGCCTCCACCGACAACATCGGGGTGACCGGCTACGACGTCTACTCCGGTAGCACGCCGGTGATCAGCACGGACGCGACCACCGGCACCGTTGGCGGACTCAACCCAGGGACCGCCTACACCTTCTCGGTGCGTGCGCACGATGCGGCCGGGAACTCCTCGCCGGCGAGCAACACGGTCACCGCGAGCACCTTGCCCGGCCCGGCCGGGTCACTGGTACCGGTCGCGCCGTACGTCGACATGGGTGCCTGGCCGACGCCTTCGCTCACCACGATGGCCACCGCCGGAAACCTCCGATCCTTCACCCTCGGATTCATCACCGGAGCCGGCGGCTGCCACGCGAGCTGGTTCGGCGCGTACGACCCCCGGACCGGCTGGGGCAAGGATCAGATCGACGCGATCCGGGCCCGTGGCGGCGACGTCAAGATCTCCCTCGGCGGCGCCGCAGGCAGCGAACTCGCCCAGGTGTGCCCGACACCGCAGGCGACCGCTACCGAGTACCAGGCTGTCGTCGACGCCTACCAGCTGCGCTACCTGGATATCGACATCGAGGGCGGGGCGGTGGCCGACCCGGTCTCGGTCGCCAGGCGCTCCCAGGCCCTCGCCATCCTGCAGGCCAACCGGCCCGCGCTGAAGATCTCGCTCACCCTGCCAGTACTGCCCGAAGGCCTCGACGCGAACGGGTTCGCGACCCTCAAGTCGGCCCGCGACAACGGCGTCAACGTCGACGTGGTGAACGTGATGGCCATGGACTACAACCGGTCCTCCGGCAACTACGGGGACTTCGCCGTCCAGGCCGCACAGTCCACGTTCGGTCAGATCAAGTCGCTGTGGCCGGCCCTCACCGACGCCCAGGCGTGGCTCAAGGTCGGCGTCACGCCGATGCTCGGCAAGAACGACGACGGCGGCACCTTCAACCAGAGCCACTCGACCCAGCTGGTGAACTTCGCCCGCACCAAGCACCTCGGGATGCTGGCCTTCTGGGAGATGACCCGGGACCGCAACGCCTGCAACGGCTCACTCACGAACTGCACCAACGTGCCGCAGACGCCCTACGAGTTCAGCAAGATCTTCGCGGGCTACACCGGGTGA
- a CDS encoding M23 family metallopeptidase encodes MSQHRAAASRVTPGKAASAARKTGAGRHSGKHRVARRNTPSSTQVVGLTAALAAAAGAVGFSHSALANPTSANSAVNIAALSIGDGQMNALTTARIERRQLATRDSSRVELTGADLTKKQAAADRISKARAAKLDATRALTVKRASALASAKAKAELAEKTARESATRCEMMISGYHITAGFGQAGGRWARNHTGTDFAAPIGTPIRSVMKGVVVSAEFAGPYGRQVRVRHEDGTETWYNHMSKFSVSVGETVYAGDQVGAVGVTGNTTGPHLHFEVRPNGGDPIDPMPWLRNHCGLNP; translated from the coding sequence GTGTCCCAGCACCGTGCCGCGGCCAGCCGCGTCACGCCAGGCAAAGCTGCCAGCGCTGCGCGCAAGACCGGCGCAGGTCGTCACAGTGGCAAGCATCGAGTCGCCAGGCGTAACACCCCGAGCAGTACGCAGGTAGTAGGACTGACCGCAGCACTTGCGGCCGCAGCCGGCGCCGTCGGCTTCAGCCACAGCGCGCTCGCGAACCCGACGTCGGCCAACTCCGCCGTCAACATCGCCGCGCTGAGCATCGGCGACGGGCAGATGAACGCGCTGACCACCGCGCGGATCGAGCGCCGCCAACTGGCCACCCGTGACTCCTCCCGGGTCGAGCTCACCGGCGCCGACCTGACCAAGAAGCAGGCCGCGGCCGACCGGATCTCGAAGGCCCGCGCCGCCAAGCTCGACGCCACCCGCGCCCTCACCGTGAAGCGCGCCAGCGCCCTCGCGAGCGCCAAGGCGAAGGCCGAGCTGGCCGAGAAGACCGCCCGCGAGTCGGCCACCCGCTGCGAGATGATGATCTCCGGCTACCACATCACCGCCGGCTTCGGTCAGGCCGGCGGCCGCTGGGCCCGCAACCACACCGGCACCGACTTCGCCGCCCCGATCGGCACCCCGATCCGCAGCGTGATGAAGGGCGTCGTGGTCAGCGCCGAGTTCGCCGGCCCGTACGGCCGCCAGGTCCGGGTCCGGCACGAGGACGGTACCGAGACCTGGTACAACCACATGTCGAAGTTCAGCGTCTCGGTCGGCGAGACCGTGTACGCCGGCGACCAGGTCGGCGCGGTCGGCGTCACCGGCAACACCACCGGCCCGCACCTGCACTTCGAGGTCCGCCCGAACGGTGGCGACCCGATCGACCCGATGCCGTGGCTGCGCAACCACTGCGGCCTCAACCCCTGA
- a CDS encoding cobalamin B12-binding domain-containing protein, translating into MSATSPLRVVVAKPGLDGHDRGAKVVARALRDAGMEVIYTGLHQTPEQIVETAIAEDADAIGLSVLSGAHMTLFKKVRELLTERDADDIVVFGGGIIPEADMQPLAELGVHKIFTPGATTTEIVEWVRGHVGDASATA; encoded by the coding sequence ATGTCTGCCACGAGCCCACTGCGAGTAGTTGTTGCCAAGCCAGGACTGGACGGCCACGACCGCGGCGCGAAGGTGGTCGCCCGGGCCCTGCGGGACGCCGGTATGGAGGTCATCTACACCGGTCTGCACCAGACGCCCGAGCAGATCGTCGAGACCGCGATCGCCGAGGACGCCGACGCGATCGGTCTGTCGGTGCTCTCGGGTGCGCACATGACCCTGTTCAAGAAGGTCCGCGAGCTGCTCACCGAGCGGGACGCCGACGACATCGTCGTGTTCGGCGGCGGGATCATCCCCGAGGCCGACATGCAGCCGCTGGCCGAGCTCGGCGTGCACAAGATCTTCACTCCCGGCGCGACCACCACCGAGATCGTCGAGTGGGTCCGCGGCCATGTCGGCGACGCCTCAGCGACTGCCTGA
- a CDS encoding glycoside hydrolase family 13 protein: MTEQATRPADDWWRSAVVYQVYPRSFADADGDGTGDVNGIRSKLPYLAELGIDAIWISPWYPSPLLDGGYDVADYRDINPEFGTLADADALIAEAHALGIRILIDLVPNHCSWEHPWFKAALAAEKGSPERDLFWFRDGKDGGLPPTNWPAAFGGGAWQQIEDGQWYLHMFDISQPDWNWDNPTVIEEFDSILRFWFDRGIDGFRIDVADSMAKDASLPDVPLDPDGHPTRDKYVGNPFYDQPGVHPIHQRWRAIADEYADSPQGPRVFVAEAWLSPAERLAQYVRSNELHSAFNFDVLRAAWDAKELRQVIDYTTESLWAVGAPATWVLSNHDTVRHRTRYGRDQRDALEGAGVVPVDLALGLRRARAAALLELALPGGAYIYQGDELGLPEVEDLPEEVLDDPTWERSGHTVRGRDGCRVPIPWSGSEPPYGFGTGDSQPWLPQPADWAPLTAEAEAADPNSHLALYKAALRIRRSEEALGEGRLTWDLDAPDGVLSFTRDPGFRCVVNLGEAPIDLPTGEVLLASEPVTGGQLPVDATVWLKV; this comes from the coding sequence ATGACAGAACAAGCGACCAGACCAGCTGACGACTGGTGGCGTAGCGCCGTCGTCTACCAGGTTTACCCTCGGTCGTTCGCCGATGCGGACGGTGACGGAACCGGTGACGTGAACGGCATCCGCTCGAAGCTGCCGTACCTGGCCGAGCTCGGCATCGACGCGATCTGGATCAGCCCGTGGTACCCGTCCCCGCTGCTCGACGGCGGCTACGACGTGGCCGACTACCGCGACATCAACCCGGAGTTCGGCACCCTGGCGGACGCCGACGCGCTGATCGCCGAGGCGCACGCGCTGGGGATCCGGATCCTGATCGACCTGGTCCCGAACCACTGCTCCTGGGAGCACCCGTGGTTCAAGGCCGCGTTGGCCGCGGAGAAGGGCTCGCCCGAGCGCGACCTGTTCTGGTTCCGCGACGGCAAGGACGGTGGCCTGCCGCCGACGAACTGGCCGGCCGCCTTCGGTGGGGGCGCCTGGCAACAGATCGAGGACGGCCAGTGGTACCTGCACATGTTCGACATCTCGCAGCCGGACTGGAACTGGGACAACCCCACGGTGATCGAGGAGTTCGACTCGATCCTGCGGTTCTGGTTCGACCGGGGCATCGACGGCTTCCGGATCGACGTCGCCGACTCGATGGCGAAGGACGCGTCGCTGCCGGACGTACCGCTCGACCCCGACGGTCACCCGACCAGGGACAAGTACGTCGGCAACCCGTTCTACGACCAGCCCGGCGTGCACCCCATCCACCAGCGCTGGCGGGCCATCGCGGACGAGTACGCCGACAGCCCGCAGGGTCCGCGGGTGTTCGTTGCCGAGGCATGGCTGTCCCCGGCCGAGCGGCTCGCGCAGTACGTAAGGTCGAACGAGTTGCACTCCGCGTTCAACTTCGACGTACTCCGGGCCGCGTGGGACGCGAAGGAGCTTCGCCAGGTCATCGACTACACCACCGAGAGCCTCTGGGCCGTCGGGGCGCCGGCGACGTGGGTACTCAGCAACCACGACACCGTTCGGCACCGCACCCGGTATGGACGGGATCAACGGGATGCGTTGGAGGGTGCGGGCGTAGTACCGGTTGATCTGGCACTGGGGCTTCGGCGGGCCAGGGCGGCTGCTCTGCTCGAGTTGGCGCTGCCCGGTGGCGCGTACATCTACCAGGGCGACGAGTTGGGTCTGCCTGAGGTCGAGGACCTGCCGGAGGAGGTACTGGACGATCCCACCTGGGAGCGCTCGGGCCACACCGTCCGTGGGCGCGACGGCTGCCGCGTGCCGATCCCGTGGAGCGGCAGCGAACCGCCGTACGGCTTCGGTACTGGCGACAGCCAGCCCTGGCTCCCCCAACCGGCCGACTGGGCTCCCCTGACGGCAGAGGCCGAGGCAGCCGACCCCAACAGCCACCTGGCCCTCTACAAGGCAGCACTCCGCATCCGCCGCTCCGAGGAAGCCCTGGGCGAAGGCCGTCTCACCTGGGACCTCGACGCCCCCGACGGCGTCCTGTCCTTCACCCGCGACCCGGGCTTCCGCTGCGTGGTCAACCTGGGCGAGGCACCGATCGACCTGCCGACCGGCGAAGTACTGCTGGCCAGCGAGCCCGTCACCGGCGGGCAGCTCCCGGTGGACGCCACCGTCTGGCTCAAGGTCTGA
- a CDS encoding carbohydrate ABC transporter permease, with the protein MMAVAEKAPAKIDVKAAEAGPLRRWAPLLGVALIVLYCLAPFYWMVVSALRRPSDQFSNSIIPTTWSVQNIKDVFKPGTGFGRGLLNSLIVAGTVTILTLVIGMVAAYTLARLEFRFKNFVLAIIITTSMFPGISLVIPLKKLFVDISWINTYQAMIVPSLSFALPLAVWNLTTFFRQMPRELEQAAMVDGCTPAQAFRKVIIPLAAPGVFTTAIITFIAAWNEFLIALSMVNRKEIQTANVVISQFTGASGRDQPFGSQMAAGVVVTIPLVIAVLIFQRRIVAGLTAGGVK; encoded by the coding sequence CTGATGGCCGTAGCTGAGAAGGCTCCCGCGAAGATCGATGTCAAGGCCGCCGAGGCCGGGCCGCTGCGCCGGTGGGCGCCGTTGCTGGGTGTCGCGCTGATCGTGCTCTACTGCCTGGCGCCGTTCTACTGGATGGTCGTGTCGGCGCTGCGCCGGCCGTCCGACCAGTTCAGCAACTCGATCATCCCGACAACCTGGTCGGTGCAGAACATCAAGGACGTCTTCAAGCCAGGAACAGGCTTCGGCAGAGGTTTGCTGAACAGCCTGATCGTGGCCGGCACAGTGACGATCCTGACCCTGGTCATCGGGATGGTCGCGGCCTACACGCTGGCCCGGCTGGAGTTCCGGTTCAAGAACTTCGTGCTGGCGATCATCATCACCACCTCGATGTTCCCCGGCATCTCGCTGGTGATCCCGCTGAAGAAGCTGTTCGTCGACATCAGCTGGATCAACACCTACCAGGCGATGATCGTGCCCAGCCTGTCGTTCGCGCTGCCACTGGCGGTGTGGAACCTGACCACGTTCTTCCGGCAGATGCCCAGAGAACTGGAACAGGCGGCGATGGTGGACGGCTGCACACCGGCCCAGGCGTTCCGCAAGGTGATCATCCCGCTGGCGGCACCAGGCGTGTTCACCACCGCGATCATCACCTTCATCGCGGCCTGGAACGAGTTCCTGATCGCGCTGAGCATGGTCAACCGCAAGGAGATCCAGACCGCCAACGTGGTGATCTCGCAGTTCACCGGCGCGTCCGGCCGGGACCAGCCGTTCGGCAGCCAGATGGCGGCCGGGGTGGTCGTCACCATCCCGCTGGTGATCGCGGTCCTGATCTTCCAGCGCCGGATCGTCGCAGGCCTCACCGCCGGCGGCGTGAAGTAG
- a CDS encoding DUF6886 family protein, which yields MRPRPGEVLHFSEDPAIQIFRPHIAATSTKTGEYVWAVGHDRAPDYWFPRQCPRAMAWVGPGTSSEDRSRIIGDGSGMRVHAVEYGWLEAMRTVELYAYRLPAEPFQPAEAAFVATTEVTPLGPPERVGDLFELHEEAGIQLRVLPRLHEFWDAVVASTLEFSGIRLRNAIAR from the coding sequence ATGCGCCCGCGGCCTGGTGAGGTCCTCCATTTCTCCGAAGATCCGGCGATCCAGATCTTCCGGCCCCACATCGCCGCCACGTCGACCAAGACCGGTGAGTACGTCTGGGCCGTCGGCCACGATCGTGCGCCCGACTACTGGTTCCCCCGGCAGTGCCCCCGCGCGATGGCATGGGTGGGCCCCGGGACGTCATCAGAGGACCGCTCCCGCATCATCGGCGACGGAAGTGGCATGCGGGTGCACGCAGTCGAGTACGGCTGGCTGGAAGCGATGCGCACGGTCGAGTTGTACGCGTACCGGCTGCCCGCCGAGCCGTTCCAGCCTGCTGAGGCGGCTTTCGTGGCGACAACCGAGGTGACGCCGCTGGGTCCGCCTGAGCGGGTCGGCGATCTCTTCGAGCTGCATGAGGAAGCCGGTATCCAGTTGCGCGTACTGCCCCGGCTGCACGAGTTCTGGGACGCTGTGGTCGCGAGCACGCTCGAGTTCAGTGGGATCCGGCTGCGCAACGCGATCGCCCGCTGA
- a CDS encoding lanthionine synthetase LanC family protein — translation MAWSSDSYREVGEAAWGWVLGQVRWNDGPWIPESVGGPGAAEVPEYRDNGMHSGLGGLAHGLAEIRLSRAWTAEEQTLAEAIAEQVNAGIAAETNCTFFDGLVSHIGVLTSLGMPGSAAAVERLLELAEPDGWPSSFVDPDRYLPGARINDMTLGTAGVLLGALWARRSGVEGATRLAEQALAVLRAEAVSRPTGLDWPFIPERFLTEPRSSMPNLSHGLAGIAATLAIAGTELGLPDLVAAAQGGAEHLVTLTVGDDKGLLIPRLVPVKEDSDLDPVTYNWCHGPAGTSLLFAALEHAGVEQVAGESPVTWRRRCSHSVRTSGLPERLYPGFWDNDGRCCGTTGVADVLLDSWQSTGDQVDLDFALSLADTLVERAVRDGEHAYWQFIEHRDEVPLLPPGVGWMQGAAGIAAYLFRAARVVDQGRAAIPALRMENWWASLPHPV, via the coding sequence ATGGCCTGGTCCTCGGACTCCTATCGCGAGGTGGGTGAGGCTGCCTGGGGGTGGGTGCTTGGGCAGGTTCGGTGGAATGACGGGCCGTGGATTCCTGAGTCGGTGGGTGGGCCGGGGGCGGCGGAGGTACCGGAGTACCGGGACAACGGGATGCACAGTGGGCTTGGGGGGCTGGCGCATGGGCTGGCTGAGATCAGGCTCAGCCGGGCCTGGACGGCCGAGGAGCAGACGCTGGCGGAGGCGATTGCCGAGCAGGTCAACGCTGGCATCGCGGCGGAGACCAACTGCACCTTCTTTGATGGGTTGGTCAGCCACATCGGCGTACTGACGTCGTTGGGCATGCCTGGCTCGGCTGCTGCGGTTGAGCGGCTGCTGGAGCTGGCTGAGCCTGACGGGTGGCCGTCCAGCTTTGTCGACCCGGACAGATACCTGCCAGGCGCGCGGATCAACGACATGACGCTCGGTACCGCCGGGGTGCTCCTGGGTGCGCTGTGGGCCCGCAGGAGCGGCGTAGAGGGCGCTACCCGGCTCGCAGAGCAGGCACTGGCGGTACTGCGCGCCGAAGCGGTCTCACGGCCCACCGGCCTGGACTGGCCGTTCATACCGGAGCGCTTCCTGACCGAGCCGCGCTCATCGATGCCGAACCTGTCGCACGGACTCGCCGGGATCGCGGCGACACTAGCCATCGCCGGTACTGAGCTCGGCCTGCCAGATCTGGTGGCGGCGGCCCAGGGCGGGGCGGAGCATCTAGTAACTCTCACGGTCGGCGACGACAAGGGCCTGCTGATCCCGAGGCTGGTACCGGTCAAAGAGGACTCGGATCTCGACCCGGTCACCTACAACTGGTGCCACGGCCCAGCCGGGACGTCGCTGCTCTTCGCCGCACTGGAGCACGCCGGTGTCGAGCAGGTAGCCGGTGAGTCGCCAGTGACCTGGCGGCGGCGCTGCTCCCACAGTGTTCGGACGTCTGGACTCCCAGAGCGGCTCTACCCAGGCTTCTGGGACAACGACGGCCGCTGCTGCGGTACTACGGGAGTCGCCGACGTGCTGCTCGACTCGTGGCAGTCCACGGGCGACCAGGTCGACTTGGACTTCGCACTGTCCCTGGCTGACACGCTGGTCGAGCGCGCGGTCCGCGACGGCGAGCACGCCTACTGGCAGTTCATCGAGCACCGCGACGAGGTCCCACTCCTGCCCCCAGGGGTCGGCTGGATGCAGGGGGCCGCGGGGATAGCGGCGTACCTCTTCAGGGCGGCCCGGGTGGTCGACCAGGGCCGTGCCGCTATCCCCGCCCTCCGGATGGAGAACTGGTGGGCGTCCTTACCTCACCCGGTGTAG
- a CDS encoding carbohydrate ABC transporter permease, whose translation MSASAAPVKAGPGKQTTKADRVTSFNEGTGRLAATLLSPTLIVLVLVVVYPIIAALRESLYTSGDRVDADGFIVQGSQFVGLDNFTAIFSGEVGDRFWNAFYNTTFFTVTCVVLETILGMAMAMVMHKAFKGRSVVRAAILVPWAIPTVVSALLWKWIFQADGAANALLGQQILWSTEGWQSVLSVIIADTWKTAPFIGLLVLAGLQTIPDEVYEAAKVDGASPFNTFIRITLPLVKPALLVAVLFRILDTLRIFDLPFVLVGANKSSVETLSILAYLESNQNRYGPAAAYATLLFIYVAVTAFVFVKLLGADVLGDAVQKKKGKKNGKSKNKLDAPPGVGPAAAAGGGGGF comes from the coding sequence GTGAGTGCATCCGCCGCCCCGGTCAAGGCCGGACCAGGCAAGCAGACCACCAAGGCCGACCGGGTCACCTCGTTCAACGAGGGCACCGGCCGGCTCGCAGCCACGCTGTTGTCACCGACCCTGATCGTCTTGGTCCTGGTCGTCGTCTATCCGATCATCGCCGCGTTGCGCGAGTCGCTCTACACCAGCGGCGACCGCGTCGACGCCGACGGCTTCATCGTCCAGGGCTCGCAGTTCGTCGGCCTGGACAACTTCACCGCGATCTTCAGCGGCGAGGTCGGCGACCGTTTCTGGAACGCCTTCTACAACACCACGTTCTTCACCGTCACCTGTGTGGTCCTGGAGACCATTCTCGGGATGGCGATGGCCATGGTGATGCACAAGGCGTTCAAGGGTCGCAGTGTCGTCCGCGCCGCCATCCTGGTGCCGTGGGCGATCCCGACGGTCGTCTCGGCGCTGCTCTGGAAGTGGATCTTCCAGGCCGACGGTGCCGCGAACGCGTTGCTCGGCCAGCAGATCCTCTGGTCGACCGAAGGCTGGCAGTCGGTCCTGTCGGTCATCATCGCCGACACCTGGAAGACCGCACCGTTCATCGGGCTGCTGGTACTGGCGGGCCTGCAGACGATTCCGGACGAGGTCTACGAGGCCGCCAAGGTGGACGGGGCGAGCCCGTTCAACACCTTCATCCGGATCACGTTGCCGCTGGTCAAACCGGCTCTGCTGGTTGCGGTGCTGTTCCGCATTCTCGACACGCTGCGGATCTTCGACCTGCCGTTCGTGCTGGTCGGAGCCAACAAGTCCTCGGTGGAGACGTTGTCGATCCTGGCCTATCTGGAGTCGAACCAGAACCGGTACGGGCCGGCCGCGGCGTACGCGACGCTGCTGTTCATCTACGTCGCGGTGACCGCCTTCGTGTTCGTCAAACTGCTCGGCGCCGACGTGCTCGGAGACGCCGTGCAGAAGAAGAAGGGCAAGAAGAACGGCAAGAGCAAGAACAAGCTTGACGCGCCGCCCGGGGTCGGGCCGGCGGCTGCCGCTGGTGGCGGAGGAGGGTTCTGA